Proteins from a genomic interval of Helicoverpa zea isolate HzStark_Cry1AcR chromosome 31, ilHelZeax1.1, whole genome shotgun sequence:
- the LOC124644756 gene encoding protein snail homolog Sna-like — MPRCYMVKKGVQRHEGPPPCSPTEASVAPPCYSPAEHSALTEGRSGEYAELGVPLSQRSAADTEAAHELLSLAQSLPPLPPAAHLVTVLAPEPAPLLPVYTYTLQPTNIYILAEEPPDPVYHAVQTVTPLQPVEFVDSQISYVEYQPVPPPPPPPPPQHADYRMEYKEATPEPEPEPPAPPSPESEPVPTTKEKPAKYDCNECGKRYATSSNLSRHKQTHRSLDSVAAKRCGECGKAYVSMPALAMHVLTHRMGHVCGVCGKQFSRPWLLRGHLRSHTGEKPYNCASCGKAFADRSNLRAHLQTHSADKKHECARCGKSFALKSYLNKHQEAACVRDDDDEDE; from the exons ATGCCGCGCTGCTACATGGTGAAGAAAGGCGTGCAGCGGCACGAGGGGCCCCCGCCATGCAGCCCCACGGAGGCGAGCGTCGCGCCTCCGTGCTACAGCCCTGCCGAGCACTCCGCCCTCACAG AGGGGCGCAGCGGCGAGTACGCGGAGCTGGGCGTGCCGCTGTCGCAGCGCTCGGCGGCGGACACGGAGGCGGCGCACGAGCTGCTGTCGCTGGCGCAGTCGCTGCCGCCGCTGCCACCCGCCGCGCACCTCGTCACCGTGCTCGCGCCCGAGCCCGCGCCGCTGCTGCCCGTCTACACCTACACGCTGCAGCCCACCAACATCTATATCCTGGCCGAGGAGCCGCCCGACCCCGTCTACCACGCCGTGCAGACCGTCACGCCGCTGCAACCCGTCGAGTTTGTTGACTCGCAGATCAGCTATGTCGAGTACCAGCCCGtgccaccgccgccgccgccaccaccGCCGCAACACGCTGACTACCGAATGGAATACAAAGAGGCTACCCCCGAACCTGAGCCCGAGCCTCCAGCACCCCCATCTCCCGAAAGCGAACCGGTGCCTACCACCAAGGAAAAACCCGCCAAATACGATTGTAATGAGTGTGGCAAGCGGTACGCGACGTCGTCGAATCTGTCGCGACACAAGCAGACGCACCGCAGCCTGGACTCGGTGGCGGCCAAGCGCTGCGGCGAGTGCGGCAAGGCGTACGTGTCCATGCCGGCGCTGGCCATGCACGTGCTGACGCACCGCATGGGGCACGTGTGCGGCGTGTGCGGCAAGCAGTTCTCGCGGCCGTGGCTGCTGCGCGGGCACCTGCGCTCGCACACGGGCGAGAAGCCGTACAACTGCGCGTCGTGCGGCAAGGCGTTCGCCGACCGCTCCAACCTGCGCGCGCACCTGCAGACGCACTCGGCCGACAAGAAGCACGAGTGCGCGCGCTGCGGCAAGTCCTTCGCGCTCAAGAGCTACCTCAACAAGCACCAGGAGGCGGCGTGCGTGCGTGACGACGACGACGAGGACGAGTGA